The Pseudochaenichthys georgianus chromosome 24, fPseGeo1.2, whole genome shotgun sequence genome includes a region encoding these proteins:
- the LOC117439787 gene encoding uncharacterized protein isoform X2, translated as MSEFRRIVMSSFLMLLLHFAAADVKRYFRIVRAGDEVTLPFDNVIDDQDECERTTWYFSDSGPLVTLFENGKIQSEAKSDRLSVTEKCALVIKKVTEEDAGGYTCRQFRSGEQGPYSVVYLSVVTMTEHQDNDEVTLDCSVESYGGCGLSVKWLLQGRDVDKGNREIKTSQSSCSASVTFLTSLFREDKKPATTNRSPPTTKTTTATTTTTTPPTTAAAKINKKPGEDAGKVTTVSTTWTAVRMRAAGETTNTAPEDNQTEREDNNKGRLRLIIVSVGLAALIITVVTVNIWTRAKGSKAQTEENMIDEDEDEVDYVNDVGASASV; from the exons ATGTCTGAGTTCAGAAGGATCGTGATGTCTTCATTCCTGATGCTGCTGCTCCACTTTGCAG CTGCAGACGTGAAACGTTACTTCCGCATTGTCAGAGCTGGAGATGAAGTCACTTTGCCTTTTGACAATGTGATAGATGATCAGGATGAGTGTGAGAGAACTACCTGGTACTTCAGTGATTCAGGACCATTAGTGACGCTTTTTGAAAATGGAAAGATTCAGAGCGAAGCTAAATCAGACAGACTGAGCGTTACAGAGAAATGTGCTCTGGTTATAAAGAAGGTCACAGAGGAGGATGCTGGAGGTTACACCTGCAGACAGTTCAGATCAGGAGAACAAGGTCCATACTCTGTGGTTTATCTGTCTGTTGTCACCA TGACTGAGCATCAGGACAACGATGAGGTGACGTTAGACTGCTCTGTGGAGTCATATGGAGGGTGTGGACTCTCAGTGAAGTGGCTGCTTCAGGGTCGAGATGTGGATAAAGGCAACAGAGAGATAAAGACATCACAGTCTTCCTGCTCTGCCTCTGTGACATTTCTGACTTCTCTTTTTA GAGAGGACAAAAAACcagcaacaactaatcgatcaCCACCAACAAccaaaacaacaacagcaacaacaacaacaacaacgccgCCGACAACAGCAGCAGCTAAAATCAACAAAAAACCAG GTGAGGACGCAGGGAAGGTGACTACAGTGTCAACAACATGGACAGCAGTGAGAATGAGAGCAGCCGGAGAGACGACCAACACTGCACCTGAAGACAATCAGACAGAACGAGAGGACAACAATAAAG GTCGCTTGAGGCTCATCATCGTGTCTGTGGGTTTAGCGGCTCTCATCATCACCGTGGTTACAGTCAACATATGGACAAGAGCTAAAG GGAGCAAAGCACAGACGGAAGAAAACATG
- the LOC117439787 gene encoding uncharacterized protein isoform X1 yields MSEFRRIVMSSFLMLLLHFAAADVKRYFRIVRAGDEVTLPFDNVIDDQDECERTTWYFSDSGPLVTLFENGKIQSEAKSDRLSVTEKCALVIKKVTEEDAGGYTCRQFRSGEQGPYSVVYLSVVTMTEHQDNDEVTLDCSVESYGGCGLSVKWLLQGRDVDKGNREIKTSQSSCSASVTFLTSLFREDKKPATTNRSPPTTKTTTATTTTTTPPTTAAAKINKKPGEDAGKVTTVSTTWTAVRMRAAGETTNTAPEDNQTEREDNNKGRLRLIIVSVGLAALIITVVTVNIWTRAKGSKAQTEENMEQIDEDEDEVDYVNDVGASASV; encoded by the exons ATGTCTGAGTTCAGAAGGATCGTGATGTCTTCATTCCTGATGCTGCTGCTCCACTTTGCAG CTGCAGACGTGAAACGTTACTTCCGCATTGTCAGAGCTGGAGATGAAGTCACTTTGCCTTTTGACAATGTGATAGATGATCAGGATGAGTGTGAGAGAACTACCTGGTACTTCAGTGATTCAGGACCATTAGTGACGCTTTTTGAAAATGGAAAGATTCAGAGCGAAGCTAAATCAGACAGACTGAGCGTTACAGAGAAATGTGCTCTGGTTATAAAGAAGGTCACAGAGGAGGATGCTGGAGGTTACACCTGCAGACAGTTCAGATCAGGAGAACAAGGTCCATACTCTGTGGTTTATCTGTCTGTTGTCACCA TGACTGAGCATCAGGACAACGATGAGGTGACGTTAGACTGCTCTGTGGAGTCATATGGAGGGTGTGGACTCTCAGTGAAGTGGCTGCTTCAGGGTCGAGATGTGGATAAAGGCAACAGAGAGATAAAGACATCACAGTCTTCCTGCTCTGCCTCTGTGACATTTCTGACTTCTCTTTTTA GAGAGGACAAAAAACcagcaacaactaatcgatcaCCACCAACAAccaaaacaacaacagcaacaacaacaacaacaacgccgCCGACAACAGCAGCAGCTAAAATCAACAAAAAACCAG GTGAGGACGCAGGGAAGGTGACTACAGTGTCAACAACATGGACAGCAGTGAGAATGAGAGCAGCCGGAGAGACGACCAACACTGCACCTGAAGACAATCAGACAGAACGAGAGGACAACAATAAAG GTCGCTTGAGGCTCATCATCGTGTCTGTGGGTTTAGCGGCTCTCATCATCACCGTGGTTACAGTCAACATATGGACAAGAGCTAAAG GGAGCAAAGCACAGACGGAAGAAAACATG